The Mycolicibacterium smegmatis genome has a window encoding:
- a CDS encoding ABC transporter ATP-binding protein → MTVTDAPSQTVIELNGLSKQFGNQVILDDFALTVRKGEFVALLGRSGTGKTTLLRILAGLEDATSGHLRITPRSSVVFQEPRLIQAQRVWKNVVLSTSRSDEVYRRALDALTEVGLADKAKAWPKSLSGGEAQRVGLARALFRSPELLLLDEPFGALDAFTRRTAQDLVTTLWQEHQVGVLLVTHDIEEAVLLADRIVVLGHGTIQADIPVHLDRPRDVTSAEFNDIKRAVLNSLAIPSPEAQQDSAGQ, encoded by the coding sequence ATGACGGTCACTGATGCCCCCTCGCAGACGGTCATCGAGTTGAACGGATTGTCAAAGCAATTCGGCAACCAGGTCATCCTCGACGATTTCGCGCTGACGGTCCGCAAGGGCGAGTTCGTGGCACTGCTGGGCCGGTCCGGCACCGGCAAGACCACACTGCTGCGGATCCTGGCCGGACTGGAGGACGCGACATCGGGGCACCTGCGCATCACACCCCGCTCCTCGGTGGTGTTCCAGGAGCCGCGCCTGATTCAGGCGCAACGGGTGTGGAAGAACGTGGTGCTGAGCACATCCCGCTCCGACGAGGTGTACCGCCGGGCCCTCGACGCGCTGACCGAGGTCGGACTTGCCGACAAGGCCAAGGCCTGGCCCAAGAGCCTCTCCGGTGGCGAGGCGCAGCGCGTCGGCCTGGCGCGGGCGCTGTTCCGCTCACCCGAACTGCTCCTGCTCGACGAACCGTTCGGCGCCCTCGACGCCTTCACCCGCAGGACCGCACAGGATCTCGTCACCACGCTGTGGCAGGAGCACCAGGTCGGCGTGCTGCTGGTCACCCACGACATCGAAGAGGCCGTGCTGCTCGCCGACCGCATCGTGGTGCTCGGCCACGGAACCATCCAGGCCGACATCCCGGTGCATCTCGACCGGCCCCGTGACGTCACGTCCGCCGAGTTCAACGACATCAAACGCGCGGTGCTCAACAGCCTCGCCATACCCTCCCCAGAAGCCCAGCAGGACAGCGCAGGACAGTGA
- a CDS encoding rhodanese-like domain-containing protein: MAQRITAAELLDTLQNSARQIALLDLRSPLERSNGHIAVSAGLPWHDVEQHIADLVPLTSTPIVLASRPELDERGAELLERLGYRDVSVLADGLDGWKSAGGRVYTGTNVRSKTLGEWIEHTYGTPTVDGETVDAWRAAGEDVVFLDSRTPAEYRHHHIPGGHNTGGGAEIAYRAAQVIDNAKTKVVINCQGRTRGIVGAQSLINTGIANPVFSLHNGTPAWQRSGRPLEYGAGSELPAPATVSPELTDWARRTLAEAGAVVIDIGQAQRYLDDTTSVTYLLDVRSPGEYAEGHFTAAVSAPGGQLVQATDDYVAVHRGRVVLADTADFVRAANTVQWLRYLHDGPLTVVAVNPDGTGGDLKRSNRLSIAAPEVPTVTAAELATLDSAQLVDVRSSSQYAAGHLRGSVHARREHLADIVAAADGATVVLIGDADFAAEHLVAGLDGDVRVLAGGIEAVADQLTDADPRHAGEIADRTGPPDFGPERDAWYEAYFAWELALLKETEGDPFFDFEAVGGK; this comes from the coding sequence ATGGCGCAACGCATCACAGCTGCGGAGCTGCTCGATACCCTGCAGAACTCCGCTCGTCAGATTGCCCTGCTCGACCTGCGCAGCCCCCTGGAGCGCAGCAACGGCCACATCGCGGTCAGCGCGGGGTTGCCCTGGCACGACGTTGAGCAGCACATCGCCGACCTGGTGCCGCTCACCTCGACACCCATCGTGCTCGCGAGCCGCCCCGAACTCGACGAGCGCGGCGCCGAGTTGCTCGAACGCCTCGGATACCGAGACGTGTCGGTGCTCGCCGACGGCCTCGACGGCTGGAAGAGCGCAGGCGGGCGCGTCTACACCGGCACCAATGTGCGCAGTAAGACCCTCGGTGAATGGATCGAGCACACCTACGGCACCCCGACCGTCGACGGCGAGACCGTCGACGCGTGGCGCGCGGCAGGTGAGGACGTCGTGTTCCTCGACAGCCGCACACCTGCCGAGTACCGCCATCACCACATCCCCGGCGGTCACAACACCGGTGGTGGCGCCGAGATCGCATACCGCGCAGCGCAGGTGATCGACAACGCGAAAACCAAGGTGGTGATCAACTGCCAGGGCCGCACCCGCGGCATCGTCGGCGCGCAGTCGCTGATCAACACGGGCATCGCCAACCCGGTGTTCTCGCTGCACAACGGGACCCCGGCGTGGCAGCGGTCGGGCCGCCCGCTGGAATACGGTGCGGGCTCCGAACTGCCCGCCCCTGCGACCGTGTCGCCGGAACTCACCGACTGGGCGCGGCGCACGCTTGCCGAGGCGGGCGCCGTCGTCATTGACATCGGGCAGGCACAGCGGTATCTCGACGACACCACCTCGGTGACGTACCTGCTCGACGTCCGGTCACCCGGCGAGTACGCCGAAGGTCACTTCACCGCAGCGGTTTCCGCGCCGGGTGGTCAGCTCGTGCAGGCCACCGACGACTATGTGGCGGTGCACAGGGGTCGCGTGGTGCTCGCCGACACAGCCGACTTCGTGCGTGCCGCCAACACCGTGCAGTGGCTGCGCTACCTGCATGACGGACCGCTGACGGTGGTCGCGGTGAACCCGGACGGTACCGGCGGGGACCTGAAGCGGTCCAACCGGTTGTCGATCGCCGCACCCGAGGTGCCCACTGTCACCGCGGCAGAGCTCGCGACGCTGGACTCCGCACAATTGGTCGACGTGCGCTCGTCGTCGCAGTACGCGGCCGGGCACCTTCGGGGTTCGGTGCACGCGCGACGCGAACACCTCGCCGACATCGTCGCGGCGGCCGACGGCGCGACCGTCGTCCTGATCGGCGATGCCGATTTCGCCGCCGAACACCTCGTCGCGGGTCTCGACGGCGACGTCCGGGTGCTCGCCGGCGGGATCGAGGCGGTGGCCGATCAGCTCACCGACGCCGACCCCCGCCACGCGGGCGAGATCGCCGACCGTACCGGCCCGCCGGACTTCGGCCCCGAACGCGACGCCTGGTACGAGGCGTACTTCGCGTGGGAACTCGCACTGCTCAAGGAAACCGAGGGTGACCCGTTCTTCGACTTCGAGGCGGTGGGCGGCAAATGA
- a CDS encoding ABC transporter permease — protein sequence MTDTVTVVRAGPPETDDTTTPDSPTVVERDFRPSASESRRGRTRRLSVGIRFVVPVLLLVAWQVAAAWELVSPSVLPGPLTILQSYRELWQIGDLQAALPISLQRAGLGLLIGGITGLVLGVAAGLWAVAERIYDAPLQMLRTIPFIAMVPLFVVWFGIGEESKVALIVGASIFPVYLNTYHGIRAIDRKLLEVGQTFALSRRETIRLVVVPLAMPSILVGWRYAAGTALLALVAAEQINTTSGIGYILNTANQFQRTDIIIAGILVYAALGILVDVIMRLIERAALPWRATHDGH from the coding sequence ATGACCGACACCGTTACCGTGGTCCGTGCCGGACCACCCGAGACCGACGACACCACCACGCCTGATTCCCCGACGGTCGTCGAACGCGACTTTCGCCCGAGCGCATCCGAATCCCGCCGGGGCAGAACCCGCAGGCTCAGCGTCGGGATCCGCTTTGTCGTGCCGGTCCTGCTGCTGGTGGCCTGGCAGGTGGCCGCCGCATGGGAGCTGGTGAGCCCGAGCGTGTTGCCGGGCCCACTGACCATCCTGCAGAGCTACCGCGAGCTGTGGCAGATCGGTGATCTGCAAGCGGCGCTGCCCATCTCGCTGCAGCGTGCCGGGCTCGGCCTGCTGATCGGCGGCATCACCGGGCTGGTGCTCGGCGTCGCCGCGGGCCTGTGGGCCGTCGCCGAGCGCATCTACGACGCGCCGCTGCAGATGCTGCGCACCATCCCGTTCATCGCGATGGTCCCGCTGTTCGTGGTGTGGTTCGGGATCGGCGAGGAATCCAAGGTGGCGCTGATCGTCGGCGCGTCGATCTTCCCGGTGTACCTGAACACCTACCACGGCATCCGCGCCATCGACCGCAAGCTGCTGGAGGTCGGGCAGACGTTCGCGCTGAGCCGGCGGGAGACCATCCGGCTCGTGGTGGTTCCGTTGGCGATGCCGTCGATCCTCGTCGGATGGCGGTACGCGGCAGGCACCGCGCTGCTGGCGCTGGTGGCCGCCGAGCAGATCAACACCACCTCAGGCATCGGCTACATCCTCAACACCGCCAACCAGTTCCAGCGCACCGACATCATCATCGCGGGCATCCTGGTCTACGCCGCGCTCGGCATCCTCGTCGACGTGATCATGCGTCTGATCGAACGCGCCGCACTGCCGTGGAGGGCCACCCATGACGGTCACTGA
- a CDS encoding ribokinase, whose translation MGAARVCVVGSINADLTFTVANLPRPGQTVLASSLASAPGGKGGNQAVAAARAGAATSLVAAVGDDAAAESLRAHLRANGVDEDAVVSLAGPSGSAAIVVDAAGENHIVVAPGANALLDVDAPAARAAIGSADVVLLQLEISPTTAIAAAQQARDAGALVMLNASPVGTAAHHLLALSHLTDVVVVNETEAAEWHWPVRHLVITRGARGASYVSDDERFDVPALRVRAVDTTGAGDVFAGVLAAGWPAGHEHALQRACAAGALATLVRGAGDCAPSAADIDAVLTP comes from the coding sequence ATGGGCGCTGCGCGGGTTTGCGTCGTCGGGAGCATCAACGCCGACCTCACGTTCACCGTTGCGAACCTGCCACGCCCGGGTCAGACCGTGCTGGCGTCGTCACTCGCGTCGGCACCCGGCGGCAAGGGCGGCAATCAGGCGGTGGCCGCGGCCCGCGCGGGGGCGGCCACGTCGCTGGTCGCCGCGGTCGGTGACGACGCCGCCGCGGAATCGCTTCGCGCGCACCTACGGGCCAACGGCGTCGACGAGGACGCTGTGGTGAGCCTCGCTGGACCGAGCGGTTCGGCGGCGATCGTGGTCGACGCGGCAGGCGAGAACCACATCGTCGTCGCGCCCGGCGCCAACGCGCTGCTCGACGTCGACGCGCCTGCGGCCCGCGCGGCGATCGGTTCGGCCGACGTGGTGCTGCTGCAACTGGAGATCTCCCCCACCACGGCCATCGCGGCCGCGCAGCAGGCCCGCGATGCCGGGGCGCTCGTCATGCTCAACGCCTCGCCGGTCGGCACCGCAGCCCATCACCTGCTGGCGCTGTCGCACCTGACCGACGTGGTCGTGGTCAACGAGACCGAGGCCGCCGAATGGCACTGGCCGGTGCGGCACCTGGTGATCACGCGGGGCGCGCGCGGTGCGAGCTACGTGTCCGACGACGAGCGGTTCGACGTGCCCGCACTGCGGGTGCGGGCCGTGGACACCACCGGTGCCGGCGACGTGTTCGCGGGCGTGCTGGCCGCCGGATGGCCGGCCGGTCACGAGCATGCACTGCAACGTGCCTGCGCCGCGGGGGCATTGGCGACGCTGGTGCGCGGCGCCGGGGACTGCGCACCGTCCGCGGCCGACATCGATGCCGTGCTGACGCCGTGA
- a CDS encoding ABC transporter substrate-binding protein codes for MRTDTRTLLKRTLAAAAALVTGAAVLTGCSSGSDDGRTKLVIAYQDNGIPSLIKQSGVLDGTPYDVEWAILAGPAANLSALYGKTIDVGHMGDTSLTIEQANAPTEWTEQTVPLKIIAGWRNNFDPRYPPLVTAVRTSANIDSPADLRGHSWGYNFGGYNHGQYLASLAIAGLSESDVEPVKFNDGNASAAAFNSGQVDVFSGSHGAILESLSRGDAKILLTDRDTEIPALNVWTARTDVLADPAKDEALQDFFGRLSGFWDWYKANPDEVTQTLKSTLKLTDERAAFEYQVRGEGFRKLDSELVAEEQGVADTLFDAGVVKKHVDVAIEYDPRYNDAQKATGPLTAAAR; via the coding sequence ATGCGGACCGACACCCGAACCCTTCTCAAACGCACCCTCGCCGCCGCGGCGGCCCTCGTGACGGGTGCCGCCGTGCTCACCGGATGCTCATCCGGCAGTGACGATGGCAGGACCAAACTGGTGATCGCCTACCAGGACAACGGAATCCCGTCGCTGATCAAGCAATCCGGGGTACTCGACGGCACGCCGTACGATGTCGAATGGGCGATCCTGGCCGGTCCGGCGGCCAATCTGTCGGCCTTGTACGGCAAGACCATCGACGTCGGCCACATGGGCGACACGTCGCTGACCATCGAACAGGCCAACGCCCCCACCGAGTGGACCGAACAGACCGTGCCGCTCAAGATCATCGCGGGCTGGCGCAACAACTTCGACCCGCGCTACCCACCGCTGGTCACCGCGGTACGCACCAGTGCGAACATCGACAGCCCGGCGGATCTGCGCGGGCACTCGTGGGGCTACAACTTCGGAGGGTACAACCACGGCCAGTACCTGGCGTCGCTCGCGATCGCGGGGCTGAGCGAATCCGACGTCGAACCGGTCAAGTTCAACGACGGCAACGCCTCGGCCGCGGCATTCAACTCGGGTCAGGTCGACGTGTTCTCGGGCAGCCACGGCGCGATCCTGGAGTCGCTGAGCAGAGGGGACGCCAAGATCCTGCTGACCGACCGCGACACCGAGATTCCGGCGCTCAACGTGTGGACCGCACGCACCGACGTGCTGGCCGACCCCGCCAAGGACGAGGCGCTGCAGGACTTCTTCGGGCGGCTGTCCGGGTTCTGGGACTGGTACAAGGCCAATCCCGACGAGGTCACGCAGACGCTGAAGTCGACGCTCAAGCTCACCGATGAGCGGGCCGCATTCGAATACCAGGTCCGCGGTGAGGGTTTCCGCAAACTCGACAGCGAACTCGTCGCAGAGGAGCAGGGCGTCGCCGACACACTGTTCGACGCGGGCGTGGTCAAGAAACACGTCGACGTCGCCATCGAGTACGACCCCCGCTACAACGACGCGCAGAAGGCGACGGGTCCACTCACCGCCGCGGCCAGGTAG